The Nicotiana sylvestris chromosome 6, ASM39365v2, whole genome shotgun sequence genomic sequence ttagactaagaatgtcattggtcgtctattgatgcagggctttacctgctaatTTTTACTATatcagccatctatttcgtatttcgtattctgtatttcatatctctaaTATTGTTgttactaatatatcgtctcctgttgcttttttttttttagccgagggtcttctggaaacagcctctctaatctctacccttcggggtaggggtaaggtctgcgtacatattaccttccccaaaccccacttgtgagattatacttggttgttgttgttgttgttgattggaTGGGTGAGATCATGAAAGGTAGAAACGATCATTTACACTTGGCTTGTACATAAATCCACGATTATAACAATTTTACCAAGAAAAAGCATGACATTTTTTTTCGTTACAATCCATACTTTTGCTGGACAAAATTGGCTTACCGTGACCAAACGAGGATATCGCAATACAGAATCCCCCAGACTCAAGTGAGGGACAATAAGGGAGGAGCATCGAGCAAGTGGGAATAATACATGTcattaggggtgttcataaaaattcgAACCAAATCGATcaaaaaaatcgatactttttggtttggttttgaaatttaaaaaccgatcaaatttggtttggttttggttttaattaaaaaaaccgaaccaaaccgaatataggagtagctattttaaatttattattacacctatatatatgtatacttttatacaaagttttaaattttttatagtaaatattaatcgtttgcacttttagtacaattTTTTACCTTCACATTCTAATTTAATTGGTAGTTTTCCTTTGTTAaatgtaagaatctatttcatgttaaaaataatatatttttaattgagtccttaaattattcatcactatttaattcaattatcatcaatatatcttggtaaataatagatttctcaaagggcaattgatttgatagtgttacattaAAAATGTGGTCACCgaaatgtgtgtttggtagtatatgtcttatatttaagaaaaaaccgataAATAACcaaaaaaccgacataaaccgaatcgagaaaaaaccaacttaattggtttggttctaatatttgaaaaaccgacttacttggttaggtttctttttagggaaaaaccgatccatgaacacctctacATGCCACAAATTTTTGTGAATGCTAATTTACCTGGTCAAGTATCAAATTGAAGCGATAACGTGTATTAATACCATGATTAAGTAGATAACATTAATGTACACACTAGAACGCAAGACTATTATTACCTTTTTCCATATTGCACCAATATAATCAGATAGTAACCTTAGGTCCTAATTTACTTGCATATGTATTGTTTAGTAAAAGTTGAACGCAACCCATTCGCAGCAAGAAAATAGTTACTTCAATACAAATTTAGATGTTCAAAAATGTAAAGAGCTGAACTTGTCTCAAGATAAAAGTGCTAAAACCAGATAATGAGAACAAAAAACTAAGCAAGCAACAATCTCAAAAAGGTCAAGCAGATCAACGGTAACGTCGGAGAGACAGAGTCTGGTTCCTTTTCCAGGTTCCCCTTCTTGATGGGCGATTTTTGTGGTAAAGATGTCCCTTTCCTCGGAGTCCCCTGTATTTCTTACCGGCTGAGGTGAGACCACGAAGTTCTCTATGCTTATGCACTGGGTTGCAGATCCAGTTGATCCTTGGATCATTGCGAATAGCAGCATGGGCGGCGTCAACCAATATAACCTCAAAGTACTTGTAAGTAGAATCCTACATTTGAGAAGCTTAAGATTACTGTTAATTCCCATTACTAAACCATGCCGTACAAATAGTATAAGCAAGCAATAAGAAACAAACTATAAATAACTCATTCCTCGAAGTAGAACCAATTACCAAGTGATGTTTGCATTTTAGAAAAATAAACAAAGTATAAACTAGCAATAAGAAACAAACTATAAATTACTCATTCCTCGAAGTAGAACCAATTACCAAGTGATGTTTGCAttttaggaaaaaaaaaactaaccacCTCCTAAACCATTCTAGGATTTAACTCGTCAAGTTTAAAAGTTTGGTGTGCATCAAGAAACACAGTTGTTCGTGTTAattagaaatgaaataactttacACTCTGGCATGTTAGAACATAAGAAATGCACTAAAAGTACaagaaaattagtgaaaataAAAACACAAACCTCATTAATCCAGTAAGAATTGAGGACTTTAAGACCAGCCAATTTCCTACCGGCACGCTCTTCAGCAACAGAGCGCTTGCTGCGCTGGAACTTCAGTTGGGTGACACCCTGGTTGGTGGGTTTACCATACACAATACCCTTGGGAACTGGCCTCTTCCTTCCACCACGTTTCACACGAACACGGTAGACCACATAGCCCTGGAAAGACAACAATCCCAATCATAACTTAGAAGAAATTCGGTACTATGGGAAATGACAAAGTGAAGTAACATGGTAAAAACAAAGACTTCTGCATTAGTACTGTTGCTCAAAAGAGTAACAGAAACAGAGTACTAAGAATATGGATTTCTGTTCTTTCTATCTAGGAACTGCACAGAAAGGATGAACAATAACATGGTCATACAGCCTTCAGAAGCAAACAATCAAAGATGTATGTATTTAGCATAACCAAGAACAAAAATAACATACAACAGTGAGAAAAATATAACTCAAGTCAAAGCCCTGTAACGATTAAAATACATTAAAAGTATGCATTTAACATAACCAAGAACTAAAATAAGATACAACAGTGAGACAAATATAACTCAACTTGAGTCAAAGCCCCCTAATGATTAAAATACATCAAACAGACCAGTATCAAATAGGGGTGGGCGTTCGGTACTTCGGTACAGTATTTAAGAATCTTGGTTCGGTACTTCTGTATTCGGTTTGTTAATTGTgcataccaaataccataccgaAGTAGTTCGGCATGGTTCGTTATTATTTTGtttggttcggtacggtttcggtaCGTTTCTACTTTCCTTAACTGTGTATCTGTTTAACGACCCCCAAAAGATAATAAGACCATATAACCAAACCAATGTTAATGCTTCAACACTCTCGGCCAAAGAAACAACATTATATTCTTCGTTAATTATGAAATCATATTTTATCCTTTGTCGGGCCAAATTgtaaaataaaaacataaaaagtaatattttctCCACAAGTACCAGCAAAGAAATCGAGTAATAGAGTCAAATTGCCCAAAGTTTTTGCTCGGTTCTAGTTAGGAATTCCCTTTACACATGTTTGTTCAAATAATCCAAGAAATCGGGGAATGCTATATTTAATCTCAAATTAAAATGTTGATTATTACTCCAGCAATCTGATGTATGAATAAGTTTAAAATTTGTCATTTTATAAATATTCTAAAGGAAACGATCAAATTTTATTTCTAATGTGGTACTGTGTAAGAGAGGAATGAAGAGAGAGTTACACTGAGTCAGTTAAATggaaaataagaggaaaaggaGTCGGCTGAAGATTGAACTCGTTGAAGTCTGTTTTGAGAAATATAAGAAAGTTAGAGTAAAAAATCTAAGGTAAAGAAATAAGACTTGGGTTGGGCACTACTTGGGCAACATGGGCTCCATTGGTCTCAATTTTTAGTTGGGCTACTCAAGTCTTAATCTATATAGTTATATTGTATACTTAAAAAGTGACCGCAATTCCAATACCCTAGAACCAAAGACCGAACCGAAGTACCGAAATATTAATTTATTAATACCGAAGAATGTACCAAATACCAAAGAACCTAAATCGAAATACCGAATTAATTAGGTCCGGTCCGGTTTTTCGGGATTtaggattttatgcccacccctagtatcaaaaattcaaacttactGTCACTGGAGAATAAAACAGCCAGACAGCCTTGACAAGCAAATTGGCAATCAGAGAAGTATGTATCACATATTACCAATAAATAAAGATACAACACTGAGATGAATATAACTAGACTAAATCATGGTAAAATATTAAACAGAAGAGTAACATAAAATCCAAACTTCCTTTTCATTGGACATCCAACTCACTATTTATGGACAAAAACATGCACAAGGCTAAAATATCAAGTCGCATTGTCAAGTAAATGATTATGACACAGCAGAAATGTACCTGCTTGGCTTTGTAGCCCAAGCGACGAGCCTTGTCAGGACGAGTAGGTCTAGTGACACGCACAATAGAAGGGAGCTGTCGGTACTCCCAGCACCTCACCCTTTGCAAGAACCTCATCACATCTGACTGCTTCTTCCTCCATAGCTCTGACACATACGTGTAAGCCCCTATATTTGCACCAAAACCAAACATCACATTCTATTCCAGTAATACCGATATCCATAAACCATCGATGTAACATTAAAAACCTCTACCTATCCAACTTTTACCGTAAAATATAAGACCAATTATATGTACACATGCATATCCTGAATGCTTTTTCTAATAATATTacatttttatcacaaaaatatatataactgACTGCGCGTGTACACATCCGTGTGTAAGTACACACATAtgcgtatatgtatatatgtacgtatacatgcgtATGATTCAAATGCTAGATCTGCTTTATTCAGTCCAACAAATTATAGTGAAAATTCAGAGGTTCAACAAAATCATTAGAACAAAAAGGAACAACTGTCTGAGATTAATAGATGATTCAAAGTATAAACCTgttccaaacaaaaagaaaaaatctaaagaaaataaaagattATTCGCATTCAGCTAGATTTCCGACATGAATCAATTTAGCAAAGAGTACAATACAGAAGAGAGAGTTAGACGAACATACCCATTGAATCACTTCTGCTGCTCCTCTCCCTCTGTAGCTGCTCGGCGATGGCGACTAGGGTTTTTGAGTGAAGCGCATTATAAAAGGATTGCCATTACCCTCCTGGGCTATAGTCCTTCGGCCCATTGGCCCATTTAAAAACTGGCCCAAATCCCATTTTATCGAAGATTAGTGACTTGTATGGCCCGTTTGACCAtgatttttgtttcattttttaaCTTCAACTTGTCATTTGCAGAAATGTTAACAATAAAATACTTTTAATTATACGATACAATCAAACTGGCCTTGTTTGACAAGTGTTATTAgaccaccaaaggatgtggtgcagtaGATGGAACTGCTCctcccttaaccagaggtctcgggtTTGAGCTTtgggtatggaaaaatccttggtagggagcgctCCCCCCGAATGGTGCCCTACGCGGCACGAATTTGAATATGGTCGGACTCCAATACGAGTACCGAACATCGGGTGGGaaaccaaataaaaaaaagagacaaGTGTTACTGGTATTCTTCAATATTTAACACCAGAATTTAAAGAAAATTAGGTGAAAGCTAGAAAGTACTAAAGTCCTAAGATGTCTGGAGGCATCTTTTAGAACAATATTTATTAGAGATTTAAGAGTGTTGGAAGAGGAAAATTCAAGGAAATTAGTTTTTGGGGGACATTTACGTGGTGTACTTAGGCGACAAATGTTCAtttagaaaaaaataattttaaaatacaaaataaatatgtatttgttatgaaacaataaaataaGAAGAATGAGTATTGCAAAGAAAAGTAGAGAGAGCGAATTCTTATTGATTCAAGatcaattacaatggaatagaaccatCTATTTATAGCGGAAaagtgacttagccacaaagtaacaAAACCTAGAATCTTTCtcaaatatagacattcaccttaaatacaaTTTTATTTATAACATTCCCcattgaatgtctattcaacatataatgtgcctcgttaaaaccttaactaaaataaaacccagtgaaaaaaattctagagaagaaaaaagagtacacatgtttaggaatacgccttttggttgcctcgttaaaaactttaCAAAAAAAACCATtaggacaaaaccttgtaagggaaaaagagtacaacgtgtATTAACTATCCctaatgagagcatcaattcacatccttgagccttcttcgcattccaatcttgtgcactagCTTCTTGATGGTTGACGTTAGCAGAGATTTGACGAATAAAATAGACATA encodes the following:
- the LOC104219650 gene encoding large ribosomal subunit protein eL15-like, with translation MGAYTYVSELWRKKQSDVMRFLQRVRCWEYRQLPSIVRVTRPTRPDKARRLGYKAKQGYVVYRVRVKRGGRKRPVPKGIVYGKPTNQGVTQLKFQRSKRSVAEERAGRKLAGLKVLNSYWINEDSTYKYFEVILVDAAHAAIRNDPRINWICNPVHKHRELRGLTSAGKKYRGLRGKGHLYHKNRPSRRGTWKRNQTLSLRRYR